Proteins from one Comamonas flocculans genomic window:
- a CDS encoding enoyl-CoA hydratase/isomerase family protein, whose protein sequence is MENTLLTERDGAIVTLTFNRPDALNALNVEMAQALLAALRGIAADKTVRALVLKGAGRAFIAGGDLAVLRANPTEGVRSLLTPLNEAITLMHAMDAPVIAQVHGASAGGGMSLMLMCDFILAAEGTKFNLAYINLGTNCDLGGSWALPRLVGLRHALEIALLGDNLGAEEALRLGLINRVLPADELPAATRALAERLASGPTLAYGRMKRLMRESLERDLASQLQAEALSFEACTHTDDLREGLNAFFERRKPVFRGQ, encoded by the coding sequence ATGGAAAACACCTTGCTGACCGAGCGCGACGGAGCCATCGTCACCCTCACCTTCAACCGCCCCGACGCGCTCAATGCACTGAACGTGGAGATGGCCCAGGCCTTGCTCGCCGCCCTGCGCGGCATCGCCGCCGACAAGACCGTGCGCGCCCTCGTTCTCAAGGGCGCGGGCCGCGCTTTCATCGCCGGGGGCGACCTGGCCGTGCTGCGCGCCAACCCGACCGAAGGCGTGCGCTCGCTGCTCACTCCCCTGAACGAGGCCATCACGCTGATGCACGCGATGGACGCGCCGGTCATCGCCCAGGTGCACGGTGCCAGCGCCGGGGGCGGCATGTCGCTGATGCTGATGTGCGACTTCATCCTCGCGGCCGAAGGCACCAAATTCAACCTGGCCTACATCAATCTCGGCACCAATTGCGACCTGGGCGGCTCCTGGGCGCTGCCGCGCCTGGTGGGCCTGCGCCATGCGCTGGAGATCGCCCTGCTGGGCGACAACCTCGGCGCCGAGGAAGCCCTGCGCCTGGGCCTGATCAACCGCGTGCTGCCCGCGGACGAACTGCCCGCCGCCACGCGGGCGCTGGCCGAACGTCTGGCCAGCGGCCCCACCCTGGCCTACGGCCGCATGAAGCGCCTGATGCGCGAGAGTCTGGAGCGCGACCTGGCAAGCCAACTGCAGGCCGAGGCACTATCCTTTGAAGCCTGTACCCACACCGACGACCTGCGCGAAGGGCTCAACGCCTTCTTCGAGCGGCGCAAACCGGTGTTTCGCGGCCAATGA
- a CDS encoding acetyl-CoA C-acyltransferase family protein yields the protein MSQREVFVVGTARTAVGSFGGSLKDVPNTTLATTVVKAAMERAGVDPKAVGHVVIGNVIPTDVRDAYLSRVAAIDAGCPIETPAFNVNRLCGSGLQAIVSAAQAIQLGDCDVAVGGGSESMSRGPFFDTAARWGARMGDAKLIDYMIGILHDPWQKLHMGVTAENVAERYKISREMQDQLAAESHRRAAAAIAAGRFKEQIVPIEIKTRKGTVVFDTDEHVRASTTAEALAGMKPVFKKEGGTVTAGNASGINDGAGAVVLVAGERVQALNLKPLARLVGYAHAGVDPNYMGIGPVPATQKVLQRTGLKLADLDVIEANEAFAAQACAVTQELGMDPAKVNPNGSGISLGHPVGATGAIITTKAIAELHRTGGRYALVTMCIGGGQGIAAIFERV from the coding sequence ATGTCCCAACGTGAAGTTTTCGTCGTCGGTACCGCACGCACTGCGGTCGGCAGCTTTGGCGGTTCGCTGAAAGACGTGCCCAACACCACGCTTGCCACCACCGTGGTCAAGGCAGCCATGGAGCGCGCCGGGGTCGACCCCAAGGCCGTGGGCCACGTGGTCATCGGCAACGTGATCCCCACCGACGTGCGCGACGCCTATCTTTCGCGCGTGGCCGCCATCGACGCCGGCTGCCCCATAGAAACCCCGGCCTTCAACGTCAACCGCCTGTGCGGCTCGGGCCTGCAGGCCATCGTCTCGGCGGCCCAGGCCATCCAGTTGGGTGACTGCGACGTGGCAGTGGGCGGCGGCTCCGAATCCATGAGCCGCGGCCCCTTCTTCGACACCGCCGCGCGCTGGGGCGCACGCATGGGCGACGCCAAGCTGATCGACTACATGATCGGCATCCTGCACGACCCCTGGCAAAAACTGCACATGGGCGTGACCGCCGAAAACGTCGCCGAGCGTTACAAGATCAGCCGCGAGATGCAGGACCAGCTCGCCGCCGAAAGCCACCGCCGCGCCGCCGCCGCAATTGCCGCAGGCCGCTTCAAGGAGCAGATCGTCCCCATCGAGATCAAGACGCGCAAGGGCACCGTTGTCTTCGACACCGACGAGCACGTGCGCGCCAGCACCACGGCGGAGGCGCTGGCGGGCATGAAGCCGGTGTTCAAGAAGGAAGGCGGCACCGTCACCGCCGGCAACGCCTCGGGCATCAACGACGGCGCGGGTGCCGTGGTGCTGGTGGCAGGCGAGCGCGTGCAGGCGCTGAACCTCAAGCCGCTGGCCCGCCTGGTCGGCTACGCCCACGCCGGCGTGGACCCCAACTACATGGGCATAGGCCCGGTGCCGGCCACGCAAAAGGTGCTGCAGCGCACGGGCCTGAAGCTGGCCGACCTGGACGTGATCGAAGCCAACGAAGCCTTTGCCGCCCAGGCCTGCGCCGTCACGCAAGAACTCGGCATGGATCCGGCCAAGGTCAACCCCAACGGCTCGGGTATCTCGCTCGGCCACCCAGTGGGTGCCACCGGCGCCATCATCACCACCAAGGCGATTGCCGAGCTGCACCGCACCGGCGGACGCTACGCGCTGGTGACCATGTGCATAGGCGGCGGCCAGGGCATCGCCGCCATCTTCGAGCGGGTGTAA